In a genomic window of Myxococcus fulvus:
- a CDS encoding SLC13 family permease: protein MNAPFASMREAEALTSPAPDLAPSPPGRRWVRSALALVGLGAVAWLSAFGVQGEVASRTVLVAGVCLVLWLTELVPPFVPTLLLLGATPVVLGPLGKDYALSSVLTWCADPVLILFLGGFTLEVAAMRHGLDSAVAGHVVRLSRGRPRLLLLFVMGGVAFLSMWMSNVAAAAMMLAALRPVLLASPPDTSLRPALLAGVALGANLGGMATPVGSGPNALAVSAASAYAHVTFAGWMAFALPLTALMLVLGFGLVLLRFRLGGTLSLPAQVTRALDGRGRKVLWVSAACVVAWLSEPVHGVPAPVVALGATALLFGTGLLEREDLKKLDWSTLLLIAGGLALGKLLEHSGLVAHALDGASLETWPQSARLGALVVVAAALSALMSNTGTAALLMPLALSVEPSASTPILVAMGCAFGIPFAISTPPNAMAAGEGLATSELLRLGLPLMVAGCLLVSATGPWVLRIFGLP, encoded by the coding sequence ATGAACGCCCCCTTTGCCTCGATGCGTGAAGCCGAGGCCCTCACCTCCCCGGCGCCCGACCTGGCGCCCTCGCCTCCCGGGCGCCGCTGGGTGCGGTCCGCGCTGGCACTGGTGGGGCTGGGTGCGGTGGCGTGGCTGTCCGCGTTCGGCGTGCAGGGCGAGGTCGCGTCGCGCACGGTGCTGGTGGCCGGCGTCTGCCTGGTGCTGTGGCTCACGGAGCTGGTCCCGCCGTTCGTCCCCACCCTCCTGCTCCTCGGGGCTACGCCGGTGGTGCTCGGCCCACTGGGGAAGGACTACGCACTCTCGTCCGTGCTCACCTGGTGCGCGGACCCCGTGCTCATCCTCTTCCTCGGCGGCTTCACGCTCGAGGTCGCGGCGATGCGCCACGGACTCGACTCCGCCGTGGCGGGCCACGTGGTGCGCCTGTCGCGCGGACGTCCCCGCCTGCTCCTCCTGTTCGTCATGGGCGGCGTGGCGTTCCTCTCCATGTGGATGTCCAACGTCGCCGCGGCGGCGATGATGCTCGCGGCGCTCCGGCCCGTCCTCCTCGCCTCGCCTCCCGACACATCCCTGCGGCCCGCGCTGCTCGCGGGCGTCGCGCTCGGCGCGAACCTGGGCGGCATGGCCACGCCCGTGGGCAGCGGCCCCAACGCGCTCGCGGTGTCCGCCGCGAGCGCCTACGCGCACGTCACCTTCGCGGGCTGGATGGCGTTCGCCCTGCCCCTCACGGCGCTGATGCTGGTGCTGGGCTTCGGCCTGGTGCTGCTGCGCTTCCGCCTGGGCGGCACCCTCTCCTTGCCCGCACAGGTGACGCGCGCGCTGGATGGCCGCGGCCGCAAGGTCCTCTGGGTGAGCGCCGCCTGCGTGGTGGCCTGGCTGTCGGAGCCCGTGCACGGCGTGCCCGCTCCCGTGGTCGCCCTGGGAGCCACCGCGCTGCTCTTCGGCACGGGCCTGCTCGAGCGCGAGGACCTCAAGAAGCTGGACTGGTCCACCCTGCTGCTCATCGCCGGAGGACTGGCGCTGGGGAAACTCCTGGAGCACTCGGGGCTGGTGGCCCACGCGCTCGACGGCGCGAGCCTGGAGACCTGGCCCCAGTCGGCCCGACTCGGCGCGCTCGTCGTCGTCGCCGCGGCGCTGTCCGCGCTCATGAGCAACACCGGCACCGCCGCGCTCCTCATGCCGCTGGCCCTCAGCGTGGAGCCCTCCGCGTCCACGCCCATCCTCGTCGCCATGGGGTGCGCCTTCGGCATCCCCTTCGCCATCAGCACACCTCCCAACGCCATGGCCGCGGGAGAGGGATTGGCGACCTCGGAGCTGTTGCGGTTGGGACTTCCACTCATGGTGGCCGGTTGTCTGCTGGTCAGCGCGACAGGCCCCTGGGTCCTGCGAATCTTCGGGCTGCCATGA